In the Candidatus Omnitrophota bacterium genome, one interval contains:
- the glgP gene encoding alpha-glucan family phosphorylase yields MKIEPFYVAPVLPDELKSLKEIAMNLWFSWNWDAVRLFIMIDADIWEEVYQNPVAMLGRVPQARFKELAQDDGFVANVERVHMNLKNYLASSKWFERHHPESKDLMVAYFSCEYGLDEGLPVYSGGLGILSGDHLKSASDLGIPLAAVGLLYRQGYFRQRLNADGWQLEEYPENDWYKMPVTLVTNEKKEPLVIAVEMGEKNVFAQIWRVEVGNVNLYLLDTNFAANDAWGREITTQLYGGDRDMRIRQELLLGIGGYRALKALGLKPTVFHINEGHSAFQLLERIRDYMESNGLTLAEAREIVWSSSVFTTHTPVPAGNERFDPQLLKKYLGKWIGRLGITWEDFLRIGQEPNAKTEDPYVMTILALRRSAFSNGVSKLHGEVSRKMWRCIWPNVPHGEIPISHITNGIHTRTWISHDLNDLFESYLGPRFVQRPWEFSVWDRIDRIPDIELWRTHQRRRERLVFFARNRLKKQLVRRGLHSAEIAAAEEALSPHALTIGFARRFATYKRAHLLFSDMERLKRLLTVEDQPVQFIFAGKAHPQDTPAKEIIKSIVHAIQEEPFRSRIVFLEDYDINVARYLVQGVDVWLNTPQRPLEASGTSGMKVAPNGGLNVSILDGWWDEGFDPEVGWAIGNREEFRDPAQQDKVECHSLFHCFENEIIPLFFKRDNTGLPRDWIAKMKKSIKILGRHFNTHRMLQEYAEQFYLPGHRALISMKANDFARGKDMASWVGKISSTWKDVAITHVGAVDSDLEVDDELTLSVSARLASLSPDDVAVELLCGLLDSKGEIQNGTIYKSHYTGESKDGIYNFRFEIPCKESGRHGYAIRIRPNHPDIIPSFACEFMRWA; encoded by the coding sequence ATGAAAATCGAACCCTTTTATGTAGCCCCTGTACTTCCCGATGAACTAAAGTCGCTAAAAGAAATCGCCATGAACCTCTGGTTCTCATGGAACTGGGACGCTGTGCGCCTCTTCATCATGATTGATGCGGATATTTGGGAGGAAGTCTACCAGAATCCCGTCGCCATGCTGGGCCGCGTACCTCAGGCCCGTTTCAAGGAACTGGCCCAGGACGACGGATTCGTGGCCAATGTGGAACGGGTGCACATGAACCTGAAAAATTACTTGGCCAGTTCCAAATGGTTCGAACGACACCATCCGGAAAGCAAGGATTTGATGGTGGCCTATTTTTCCTGCGAATACGGTCTGGACGAAGGCTTGCCCGTCTATTCCGGCGGCTTGGGCATCCTCTCCGGCGATCATTTGAAATCGGCCAGCGACTTGGGCATTCCTCTGGCGGCCGTCGGCCTTCTCTACCGGCAAGGTTATTTCCGGCAGCGGCTCAATGCGGACGGCTGGCAGCTGGAAGAATATCCCGAAAACGATTGGTACAAAATGCCCGTGACCTTGGTGACAAACGAAAAAAAAGAGCCACTCGTCATCGCCGTCGAAATGGGAGAAAAAAACGTCTTCGCGCAAATCTGGCGGGTTGAAGTAGGCAACGTGAATCTTTATCTTCTCGACACGAACTTCGCCGCCAACGACGCCTGGGGACGCGAAATCACCACTCAACTTTACGGCGGCGACCGCGACATGCGCATCCGGCAGGAATTGCTTTTGGGAATCGGCGGCTACCGCGCCTTGAAAGCCCTGGGACTTAAGCCCACCGTTTTCCATATCAACGAAGGGCATTCCGCGTTTCAACTTTTAGAGCGGATACGGGATTATATGGAATCGAACGGCCTCACTCTCGCTGAAGCTCGCGAGATCGTCTGGTCATCCTCCGTATTTACGACCCACACTCCCGTTCCCGCCGGAAACGAACGCTTCGATCCTCAGCTTCTCAAGAAATATTTGGGGAAATGGATTGGACGTTTAGGAATAACCTGGGAAGATTTCCTGCGCATTGGCCAAGAACCCAACGCCAAAACCGAAGATCCCTACGTCATGACGATCTTGGCGCTGCGCCGTTCCGCTTTCTCCAACGGCGTCAGCAAGCTGCACGGCGAAGTATCCCGCAAAATGTGGCGCTGCATTTGGCCCAACGTCCCCCACGGCGAGATTCCTATCTCCCATATCACCAACGGCATCCACACCCGCACCTGGATCAGCCACGATTTGAACGATCTCTTCGAATCCTATCTCGGTCCCCGATTCGTTCAGAGACCTTGGGAATTCAGCGTCTGGGACCGCATCGACCGCATCCCCGACATCGAACTTTGGCGCACCCATCAGCGGCGGCGGGAACGTCTCGTCTTCTTCGCCCGTAACCGCTTGAAGAAGCAATTGGTTCGGCGCGGACTGCATAGCGCCGAAATCGCGGCGGCGGAAGAAGCGCTTAGTCCACACGCCTTAACCATCGGCTTCGCCCGCCGGTTCGCCACCTATAAGCGCGCTCATCTTCTGTTTTCCGATATGGAACGCTTGAAAAGACTGCTTACGGTCGAAGACCAACCTGTTCAATTCATCTTCGCCGGCAAGGCGCATCCCCAAGATACTCCCGCCAAGGAGATCATCAAATCCATCGTTCATGCCATTCAGGAAGAACCGTTCCGTTCCCGCATCGTCTTTCTGGAAGATTACGATATCAACGTCGCCCGCTACCTGGTTCAAGGCGTCGATGTTTGGCTCAACACTCCCCAACGGCCTTTGGAAGCCTCCGGTACAAGCGGCATGAAAGTAGCTCCCAACGGCGGATTGAACGTCAGCATTCTCGATGGATGGTGGGATGAAGGCTTCGATCCCGAAGTCGGCTGGGCCATCGGCAACCGGGAGGAATTTCGCGATCCCGCCCAACAGGACAAAGTGGAATGCCACTCCTTGTTCCATTGCTTCGAAAACGAAATCATCCCCCTATTCTTCAAGCGCGATAACACCGGATTGCCGAGAGATTGGATCGCCAAAATGAAAAAATCCATAAAAATTCTCGGACGGCATTTCAATACGCATCGCATGTTGCAAGAATACGCGGAGCAATTCTATCTTCCAGGTCATCGCGCTTTGATTTCCATGAAAGCGAACGATTTCGCTCGCGGAAAGGATATGGCGTCTTGGGTTGGAAAAATTAGTTCGACCTGGAAAGATGTCGCCATCACGCATGTCGGCGCCGTCGATTCCGATCTGGAAGTAGACGACGAACTTACGCTCTCCGTCTCCGCTCGCCTTGCTTCCTTGTCTCCCGACGACGTAGCTGTGGAATTGTTATGCGGTTTATTGGATTCCAAGGGAGAAATTCAAAACGGAACGATATACAAATCGCATTATACCGGCGAATCCAAAGACGGGATTTACAACTTCCGCTTCGAAATCCCCTGCAAGGAAAGCGGGCGTCACGGTTACGCTATCCGCATACGCCCCAATCACCCGGATATCATTCCCTCGTTTGCATGCGAATTCATGCGTTGGGCGTAA
- the thiS gene encoding sulfur carrier protein ThiS, giving the protein MNITVNGKSIEIEENANILQLLSRLDLHPQRVAVEVNRAIVKRGAYDSHTLTKGDEIEILQFVGGGA; this is encoded by the coding sequence ATGAATATTACAGTTAATGGAAAATCCATAGAAATCGAAGAAAACGCCAATATTCTTCAGCTTCTTTCCCGACTCGATTTGCATCCCCAACGCGTCGCCGTCGAGGTGAATCGCGCCATCGTCAAGCGTGGAGCTTATGATTCTCATACTCTAACCAAAGGCGATGAAATCGAAATTCTGCAATTCGTCGGCGGCGGCGCCTGA
- the pyk gene encoding pyruvate kinase, which produces MKKTKILCTVGPSSNSIETLTKMVESGMDAVRINTSHGDFGEYAQIVDNVRRVAGIPIVMDTQGPKIRLRTQHNFQVHAGDIITVGFSQNDECRLDADIYDHLQVGDRALIDDGVLEAFVTAKENRLIQFRFTNDGFITSGRAVNFPKKSLPLPPLTDKDVQTLHFIKENDICFAALSFTRNKEDIIACRRYLEGSGAQIIAKIENQEGVDNVDEIIEYADGVMIARGDMGVELEPEEIPIIQKRIIRKCNQTGKLVITATQMLQSMIENPRPTRAEVSDVANAILDGSGVVMLSGETAMGKYPLQSIRMMSRIAIYAERFVDIQEPPAIGAGTERAICDSIKSLCKTAGVKKIVSVTRRGHTAQLISRLRLQPEILALTSEKKTFKALHLYYGVRPVMYPDLKGSIRMIAAGMFLYEKGLLQDDDLVLFASGEYQPKEHKTNTIQIVPMRDLVDYCREHEC; this is translated from the coding sequence ATGAAAAAAACGAAAATTCTTTGCACTGTCGGGCCATCCTCCAATTCTATTGAGACCTTGACTAAAATGGTCGAAAGCGGAATGGACGCTGTACGCATCAACACTAGCCATGGCGATTTCGGCGAATACGCTCAAATTGTGGATAACGTCCGCCGCGTGGCGGGCATCCCCATCGTTATGGATACGCAAGGGCCGAAAATCCGCCTGCGGACCCAGCATAATTTTCAGGTACACGCTGGCGATATCATCACCGTCGGTTTCTCCCAGAACGACGAATGCCGCCTTGATGCTGATATCTACGACCATCTGCAAGTCGGCGATCGCGCATTAATCGACGATGGCGTCCTCGAAGCTTTCGTAACGGCGAAAGAGAACCGGCTTATCCAATTCCGTTTCACGAACGATGGCTTCATTACCAGCGGACGAGCGGTGAATTTCCCCAAAAAATCGCTTCCCCTCCCGCCCCTGACCGATAAAGACGTCCAAACTCTCCATTTTATCAAAGAGAACGATATCTGCTTCGCCGCTCTATCCTTCACACGCAATAAGGAAGACATCATCGCCTGCCGCCGTTATTTGGAGGGAAGCGGCGCGCAAATCATCGCCAAAATCGAAAATCAAGAAGGCGTCGATAATGTCGACGAAATTATTGAATACGCTGACGGCGTGATGATCGCCCGCGGCGATATGGGCGTAGAATTGGAACCAGAAGAGATCCCCATCATCCAAAAACGCATCATCCGGAAATGCAATCAGACGGGCAAGCTGGTCATCACGGCGACGCAGATGCTGCAATCCATGATCGAAAATCCCCGTCCCACGCGGGCGGAAGTCTCGGACGTCGCTAACGCCATCCTGGACGGCTCCGGCGTCGTGATGCTGTCCGGAGAAACGGCGATGGGGAAATATCCCCTACAATCGATCCGAATGATGTCGCGCATCGCCATCTACGCCGAACGATTCGTCGATATCCAGGAACCGCCCGCCATCGGCGCCGGAACGGAACGAGCGATTTGCGACTCCATCAAAAGTCTCTGCAAAACGGCGGGGGTGAAGAAAATCGTTTCCGTAACCCGGCGCGGCCATACGGCGCAGTTAATCTCCCGCCTGCGGTTACAACCGGAGATTCTCGCCCTCACGTCGGAGAAAAAGACCTTCAAGGCGCTGCATTTGTATTATGGCGTCCGGCCGGTGATGTATCCCGATCTGAAAGGCTCCATCCGTATGATCGCCGCCGGGATGTTTCTATACGAAAAAGGCTTGCTCCAAGACGACGATTTAGTTCTATTCGCCTCGGGCGAATATCAACCCAAAGAGCATAAAACCAATACAATTCAAATCGTTCCCATGCGCGATCTTGTCGATTATTGCCGGGAGCATGAATGCTAG